DNA from Daucus carota subsp. sativus chromosome 1, DH1 v3.0, whole genome shotgun sequence:
AACTCACCATATGCcttgaattaacttaaattaaaGGACATTTTTGACTAGAACATTAGACTATTACTTCCTATGTACAACATCATAGATTCTCTACtgactattttatatttttttttgcaaaaagttCTCTGCTGACTTAAAAGGCAAATTAATAGCATAGTATTTACTATTATAGTTGACATACTAACCAAACAAACCCAGCATATACCCTCTTAGAACACGGTCTCGGGACTTCATTTATAAGAATGAAGACGCTGTTTACACAAAAAGAGCATCGAATTCAACAATGCAATACAAATCTCATATACATAACATACATATGAGACATGACACAAGTTAGGGTTAAGTATcaaatggtcactgaagtgaaggCCAAATATCACTTTTTTCATTGATCTTTTACAAGTATCATTTTGATCACTAAATtcgtataaaatatcaaatggaTACATTTAAATATGCGTCGAGAAAGCATTTTTTTAAAGTTCTACACATATTTCTTCAACGCTACTATAACCAAATGAAAGTGATGAAtcctagtattttagataatatatctagatttttaaaaagatatttactatatatttttatttaagtaagattaagtaattataaaatttaaaataaatagtaaatattttttcaaaaatctagatatattatctaaaatactagaattcaccTATGGTTATAGTAGCGTTGAAGAAAAATGTGTAGAACTTAACCAAAGAAATATTTACTTTCTCGATACATATTTAaaggtatctatttgatattttatacgaCTTTAGTAATAAAAATGATACCTCTAAAAGATCAATAAAAGAAGTGATGTATGGCCAATTTGATACTTAACCCATAAAAATTGCTAAATGAAAACAACACTGCATAACACATAAGAGAGAAATAGTATGCTAAAAGAAGATAGTCCAAACACTAAACTAACATTCTCAATCCTATATTACATCGACCTTGCACCCTACACTAAGAGGTCTATCAATcctttatgttgtgtttggctgGGGTGAATGAAAAGGGAGGAAATggaatgagatttgaactataatttagttgaatgtataataatttcttCCTTCCACCATTCCATTCCCACCCTTAACTAGAGCTCAAACCCTCCATTTTGtaaaggaatgctccattccttaTCATACCTCTTTTCTAGCCAAatcttatcatacaaaatttgcactcaccccctttttttttaaagtccTCCCTCCTAcactctattattttcttttatttatactaATTCCATTCCATATCattccattcaccccaaccaaacacaacattatagTAATCCCACTACTTTAATACTAATCACTAGAAATTATATCATTCTTTACATTTACCATGCACATAAATTTacataataaacaaaataagaCTCCTTGCGAAACAATACCTGAGACGAACACAAGAGAATGATTAAGAATCTGACGGTGTCGCTTCTTGTATTTCCCAATCTCAGTTTCAGGAACACCAATATGAGGTTGCTCGGCAGCATTCACAATTCTATAGAACAAGTTATTCATATCTCCGTCCTTCACACTGACACTTATTGGTGCATGTATACCCATATCCTGACAAATCTGGCAGAAAGTTGCGTATAGCATCCAAAAGTTAAATAAAATCGTCTCGTCTTATAAaggtaattttaaattatacagttatacttttcttcctctttacTAGTGTTTActttcattttttatgaaaaaaacctAACATGATAGTGATACAGAGGGTGCAGGAAATACCATCTCCGAATCTTTTATTGCCATTGGATATGAATCCAGATCATCTTTAGCTGCAATAAAAAGGCAAGGAACACCGAAACCACTTTCTTCTCCTCGCCGGGCCACTAGCACAAGTAACTCTGCTGCTCTTTTCATAGAATATTCATCCGAACTAGGGTACAAAATATACCATATCAGCCATCAGCAAGTTAAGTATAGGTAAAGAGGCGGGATGATTTATGAGTGTTGTTGAATCACCCATCAGTAGtatgcaaaaataaaaataaaaaataccatATCAGCCATCAGCaattagcaacaaaaaaaaagtataggTAAAGAGGCAGGATGATTTATGAGTGTTGTTGAATCACCAAATGGCTGTAAGGTTGGACATTGTTTCTTACTGATTTAAATAACCTTACAGATCATTTCATTTCATCtaagtaataattaaattaaactttTAAGTCAAACTCCTAATTTGGCCAGCTCAAACTGTATCCACATACCTAAATTAGGAGTTTTTCCATAATATTCATTCTTAAATTTGCTAAAAGGACAAAACATCATACCCACCTGTCATACAAAAAGACTGCTACATCAGTAGCTGCCAAAGACTCTCTACTGGACAAAAACTTTTTAGCTCCATCTTCTGGAATTTCCTGCAATATGAGGGTCTTCTTATTTCCCTGCAACAAAGATAAATACATCAATCATTTGGTCATATAATTGAGGTTAGATATAATCAGATAATTGAATATTCAGTTGTCATAAACGAGACAGATTAACCAATGGGAAATGTGACATCACACTCTAAAAGTATGATCAAACAATTGGGTCATTTTAATCACAACTGAATTTAGTCGGCAAATTGCAATCAACCCAAGTGGGTTGAGTATAATTTTAGCCTCAATTTATTCGGCAAATTGCAATCAACCCAATTTTTTTCCCATGGTAACCATTATATGACACTCAATTATAAAATCCACACTACTCTGCCATGTTTTTTTTAAGTGAGTGCAAAACTCACGATTGTATTACCATTTCATAACCTCATACAAAAGTTTTATACAAATACTCACCCTAAGGCGGTCCACCCGATTCACTGCATAACTCCCTGCACTTGTTGGAAAATAATGTTCTGAATAGGGCCTGCAGTTGAAATTTATagtttcatattattatttctCACAGCAAACGAAAAGAACACATATTTGTAGTTTATACACACTTGCATGCATATCTGCTACTTCTTTTCCAGTGTTTGGGGATTTTTAGTTCACagtaattcaataataaaaaaatttgatctcACTAAACTTCCATTGAGTTTAGTTCCAGAATATACCTTCCAATGAATGAATTCAACAGTGCAGTCTTTCCCGCTTTTTTAGGACCAAAAACTAGACATTTAAAAACATTTCTTTCCGTTTGTTTTTTCTTGCGGTCTAACAATCTTCTTTGAGTAAGATGTAGTGCTGATGCAGGATCGCCGTTGTATCCAAGGTATATCAAATTTGCCAAACTTCGAGCTGGGTCAACCAAAGTCATAAAATCCCACTGCAATCACAGATTCAATCAATATTTCACTATGACAGAAGACAGGAAGGAAGCGCCCAACTAAAAACATGTTCCTACTTTGAATTGAGACACTAGCCAAAGAGAAGGCATAACTAAAATATTAGCACCACACCAAAGTATATACTGACACTCTGAAATCTTTTTAACCTATCTAAGAACctgaattattaaataaagttcttttaaaacaaataatactACAAGACAACGTGGATGTCGTGCAAGAAGGAAATGATATTACTTCCATTATCCAAAGACCCCTATATATAATTCTTGCAAATGTTAGGGATACATTTTCAGTTCATAATCATCTTGAATTATATAAATGGTTAGTCTAGAACTGCATTAAGGGTGAAAGACTGCGACATATTAGTTTGGCTACAATCCATACAACTAAATCTCTACGTATTGAACAAAAATTTGCTCAAAATTGATGCTATACTAAAATGGTGGAAGCTTTATCATTTTTACAGTAGTACCACATCTAGTGGGAGCAGAATATGCAGCACAAGTTCTGATACAATCAAATGTGAATACACACCTCAGATAGGAACCCTGAAAGAGATAAATGATCTAATGCAGTTCTCTCTACTGCATCTTTATATGGAGATTCCTCCCAAGGGCTGAAGTTTAGAACAAAAACCAAAATGCGTAAAATATATGcattttatgataatattaagAAGCTAGAGTAACATCACTAGCAGCATCAGATAGAATATACGAACACCACAATTGTATATATAAGAAGACTGTATTCGTGTATAACCATTGCAGATAAATGGCAACAAAGTTACTGATAGTCAATTATACACAACATCAACAGATAGTAATTTTTCAAGAAGGAGAGCAAATAATATGATATGAGATCAtgatatgttataattattagTACATGTAGAAACACAATTCAATACGCAAGAGTGGCAGCATCAGAGAGAAGATGAAAGATACCAACAcaattgtaataataaaaagaGACTGTATTCGTATATAACCATTGTAGATAATTAGCAACAAGGTTACTGATAGTCAACTATACACAACATCGAGCAGCCAGTAATTTTTTAAAAGGGAGAGCAAATATTATGATATGAGATCAagatatgttataattattagTACATGTAGAAACATAATTCAAAAGGCAAGATCACATATATTGCTGGGTCAAATCTGTTGTAATTATCAGGACAGGTAAAACATATTTGTATGAGCAAGATTACATCTATTGCGGCAACAGAACAATCGTACCTCTCTGGGGCAGTTGAAAAAAGATCATCCAGCTCAGAGTATCGTAAAGCTCCATCCTATAAAACAACAAAGTTATGGTATAGTATTAATCACATTCTACCACCTAGCAGTACCAAATTCAAATGATGTTTAAATCATTGTTGTTTATATGACTACACATGCACTTCAAAACTCGTCATGGTGAGGCTCGTAACCGGCTCGTTAAAAAGGCGGCCGTGCGCCGGGCTCAGGCTTGAACCAGGAGAACTAGGCTCGTGAACGGCACGCGAGTCGAACAAATCGAACAAGCCGAATAAATCAGTTTAGGCGGGCCAGTTCATATCTTTTTAAACAATGCAGTTACCACGTGTCCATGTCTGAATCATTGCTTTctatgagattttttttttaaattatattgttttctatgagatatttttaattatattgttttctatgagattttttttaattatattgtttagaaagtgtttataattattttatttgtacaATTATGTATatgcttaaaaatatatatagaagagGCCAAAATCTTTGAATCATATTGTTTtctctttaaattttttatattatattgttattataaattatattgtttaaAGTGCGGGCCGGTTCGGTcgattcaattatattttttccttATACCAATTGTTTTATTCgttctaaattatatttatatttcctaaagTTCTCACATTCTcgtatattattaaaaatacaaatagaatatacaaaattactttttacacgatattaaaattattaaacacataaaacataattttttatataacagTAATAGGTAATAATAATTTAACTGAAAAAACAAGCGGGCCGTGCCGGGTTGCGGGTTTCAGTTTGTGGACTCGTACTCAGCTCGTGTAACTGCCGCGAGCTGTGCAGGTCACTAACCAGCCGGTTCAGGCCGAGTTCGGCAAACAATTTAACGAGCCAGGCTCAATTAGGCGGTTCAAACCCCCACAACAGGCCAACTCTAACGGCAAGGCAGGACATCAAATTGCAaacttttttaagaaaatattcataGCTGCAACGGAAAAATAATCAACTCTAACCAGATGTTACATGCACTAGAACCAAGTCTTAAACACTACTACTTAAATGTCAGTTACTCAGTTGACTATTTCCTTCATCATCCCCTCATCTGGATGGAAGTCAACTATATCTCCGAATGATCAGGATGGCATATATTAGGGTATTAagtcatttgtttacatttttaTGATTCATGATCAGCTTATGCTGAATCATTCAGATAATGACTCGCTCTATAATTTGGAATAAATCATTCAAATATCTAAAACATTCAATTCAGACCAATAATATTTAACCAATGGCTCCTACGTCTTACAGTACATCCAGTGCTAACAATGAATATGGTTAAACACACTTCAACCATCAACTGAAATTAACCGATAGATCTCTGAAACAATGGAATATACTTTTGCCTATGACAGACAGACTACTAGTCTACTACTGGTGTATAAGACTGTAAGTGATTGTTCTAGATAAAACCAGACTAGGATGGAATTTTCAACAGCAATGTCAACAATCACATAAAAAAGATgttaatataatcatatttaacCGCAAGCTATGTCAAAATCTGCTTCATGTGAACTACCTATATCTAGAAGGCTGATTAATGCAACCAAAAGAAAAGTGCAGCTCAAAGTGAAATAGAAAGAGTAATCTCTCCACacagaaaaaaaaatgtatttgacGAAACTAACATGATGTAAAAATGTTATATACACAAAATAAACATACATTATCATTGTCAAACATACTGAAGACTCCTTTCAAAAATTCCATGGCTTCACCTGTTAACTCCACACTCTGTACAAGTCGAACAACAagttaaaatatacaaaagaaATAGCATGTAATACATAAGTATCAAATAAAATCTTAACAGATAATTAACgtctaaatatttatttagatatCATTGCTCCCTAATTGCTATCAGAACCATACTGGCATAACAAAAATGAAAACATAAACAGTAAATTTCAGTTATTCTTAAATAACGAGATTATTTCCCTAAATTAAACCACCTATTCATATAGAGAACTTTATATCACTTTAGTCAATGGTAAAAGTTTAGGTGGTATAAGACAAGGACCTGATCTGGAGCTCGTTTGAGTGGAATTGAAATATATTCGTCCCTGAGCTTTATCTCGTCATTATAACCGAATTTCCTCAAGACGGTCCAGATCGTCTCAAGACGCCCCTTCTCTATAAAAAGAGCATGGAGAAAAAGAAAACCTGTCAGTGTAAGTCCAAAGTCATTGACACCCTCAGGTACTTTCTCTTGGACTACTTTCTTGACACCAACTATTTCAGCAGGCTGTAAAGGGGCATTGAAGCACTTGACCTGTACATTAAATTTTGGTCAATACAGATATTTTGAAATCCTATACCTGGTCGTGATAAGCGATAAAGATCTGAGTCTTAATGTGAGCAAAAATATTGAAATCGACCTGAAAATCATTCAGCTCTGCATCATTCAGAGCATCATCTTCATCGCCGTCACAAAGAATAAATATTCTTTTCAAGGCTCTCACACATCGGGGTTTTAAAGTCTGTGTTTCTTGATCAAACAACGGGGCTGTTGGATGAAGTACTGCTCTTTGAGCGTAATAAAATACTTCAGGAACCTACAAACATGAAAGTAACCGAACATTAGATCCCGGATTTTTAACAAACCCTGCTGTACACGataattttaatagaaaaaaaaaaagatggcCAAGGTCACTTCCCGATATCGCGGGAGTTAAATTTCCTTgtgacacacacacacccacacacacCCACACACCCACACGcacgcacacacacatatatagctGTGCAGGATATgatacatgtatatattcttcagTTTATAGCTAACCGCTTAAAAGCAAAGGACGAATAAAAAGCTTCTTAAAATAGACAATGTGCGATTGTGCGTGAAGAGAGAATGATTTGCCAACAAACATGCAAAGGacagggctgtcaaaaaaatttgaaaaatccgTTCTAAATATCTGCTTTCGCGTATCCGAAATatagcggatattatccgcattcaaaataaaacaaatattatttgtatCGGCATCCGACAATTgtggatacggatacggatatagtTATATCCAGATCCATTAATATTCAAAtccgaaaatatttttttatatatatttgtcatataataattataactataattaattaataatatatatttctgtttattatttaatatattttttagagaTATGTTTAGGTGTGGGCTTCTAGAAAaatgtattaaatatatattatatactaatataatatcaaaagtatttcatattttaactctttcttaaattaaactaaatcattaaatcatttttttattaagttgAACAAAATCTGGATAGTTTAAAACGACATATTATCCATCAGATTCGGATATTTTTTCCAGAATATTATCGGATACGGAttcaaattttcagattctgatTCGAATACAGGCCGATCTgtatccgaattatccgtttAACATCCCTAGCAAAGGAGTAAATAATTTGTTTTCCATATATGAACTGTCCTCTAAAGCCCAGACAACAGCAATGAATCAAGCTTTTACATCAGTAAATCACGACAGAGAAAACCTTTAGAAATTGTCATTACAAACAAACTTTATGTTTGTGACAGATTGACTCTTAGAGTCTTAGAGATAAAATTTAATGTatggaagaaaaagaagacaATATAATGATTAAAAACCACCAGAGAACATGGCAGTGATGGTCGAAGATCCATCCTAAAACTTTGTGTAAGCCTTCTAGTAATCGCACAAATTGTAATATTAGGCATTTCACTCCAAAGCAGGACACATAACACACACATTAATTAAGATCATGCTCGGGTAATAACCAATTTAGCATAGACTGTAAAAGAAATACCCAAAGCCCTATTTACAGTGCTACAATCATCAGTCGCAGAACTACAACTTACCAGTTACAGTTGTACAAACCATCAGTCCTAATAATACAAATCACTTAAGGCATTGAATTATTGATAATAGAAGACTGTGATGAGTCctaatatacatttttaatattagttGCAAACCATCAGTTCTAATCATACCAAACACTTAAGCTACCGGGTCATTATAAAATGGAAGTCTGTGATGAGTCCAAAGTCTCATTatcaattttgttttatttgacaCAAGCTTTTAACTGTTGAAAACGTAGCTGACACACTCGTCCATCACATTTGTGATTTAACTTGCATGAGAATAATATGAGAACTTTTATTTCTAGAAGGCATGGGTTGCATGAACAACATTCTTATATTCAGcacttatttttgttttaatttaagcTTCACAGCTATGAAATGGAAAGGAAGATACACAACTCTTTTTCGTGTATTTGTGGTACCTATCTAAAGTACTTCCACTACCACCATAAacataatgaagaaaatgaataGCTGATATTCAAATACATATCGCAGCAAACTGAATTATGACCTGATTTGACACACCTGCACAAGATTGGCAGCTGAACACTCTATACAAGTCTCGATTTCCCGAAACCTTTGCATGATAGGTGCCATCACCTCCTCCAGACTGATATGGTAACCCTCATCCCGCATATCCAGTTTGCAACCAACTATGATCACCGGTACCTTTACCTATTCATTAATcaagtaaaaaatataatcaaagaGAGGAAGACAGTGAGCCATTAA
Protein-coding regions in this window:
- the LOC108205222 gene encoding mitochondrial Rho GTPase 1, which encodes MPRASNSGALRTAVRVVVIGDRGTGKSSLISAAASESFPENVPSVLPPTRLPADYYPDGVPVIIVDTSSSIQNKSRVAEELQRADAVVITYACDQRETLTRLSTFWLLELRRLEVKVPVIIVGCKLDMRDEGYHISLEEVMAPIMQRFREIETCIECSAANLVQVPEVFYYAQRAVLHPTAPLFDQETQTLKPRCVRALKRIFILCDGDEDDALNDAELNDFQVKCFNAPLQPAEIVGVKKVVQEKVPEGVNDFGLTLTGFLFLHALFIEKGRLETIWTVLRKFGYNDEIKLRDEYISIPLKRAPDQSVELTGEAMEFLKGVFSMFDNDNDGALRYSELDDLFSTAPESPWEESPYKDAVERTALDHLSLSGFLSEWDFMTLVDPARSLANLIYLGYNGDPASALHLTQRRLLDRKKKQTERNVFKCLVFGPKKAGKTALLNSFIGRPYSEHYFPTSAGSYAVNRVDRLRGNKKTLILQEIPEDGAKKFLSSRESLAATDVAVFLYDSSDEYSMKRAAELLVLVARRGEESGFGVPCLFIAAKDDLDSYPMAIKDSEMICQDMGIHAPISVSVKDGDMNNLFYRIVNAAEQPHIGVPETEIGKYKKRHRQILNHSLVFVSVSAAVTVVALAAYRAYAARKNASG